A window of Sodalis praecaptivus genomic DNA:
GGCCTGCGTGTAAGCAAAGGCGCGCGTGCCGCAATCGAAGCTGCCGGCGGTAAAATTGAGGAATAAGTAGCAGATGGCTAAACAACCGGGATTAGATTTTCAAAGCGCCAAAGGCGGACTGGGTGAACTGAAACGCAGACTTCTGTTTGTTATCGGGGCGCTTATTGTCTTCCGCATCGGCTCTTTTATTCCGATCCCTGGTATTGATGCCACCGTACTTGCGAAATTGCTCGAACAGCAGCGCGGCACCATCATAGAAATGTTCAACATGTTCTCTGGTGGTGCGCTCAGCCGTGCTTCTATCTTCGCATTGGGGATCATGCCGTATATCTCGGCATCGATCATCATCCAGCTGCTCACGGTGGTACACCCGGCGCTGGCGGAGATTAAAAAAGAGGGCGAGGCTGGCAGACGTAAAATCAGCCAGTACACGCGCTACGGCACCCTGGTGTTGGCAATATTTCAGTCAATCGGTATCGCAACCGGTTTGCCGAATATGCCGGGAATGCAAGGTCTGGTGATTAATCCAGGCTTTGCGTTTTACTTTACTGCGGTAGTGAGCCTGGTCTGCGGGACAATGTTCCTGATGTGGCTGGGTGAGCAGATCACTGAACGAGGTATCGGCAACGGTATCTCCATCATTATCTTCGCGGGTATCGTAGCGGGCTTGCCGCCTGCCATCGGCCACACCATAGAGCAAGCTCGACAAGGCGATATGCACTTCCTCGTGTTGCTATTGGTTGCAGTTCTGGTGTTCGCGGTGACGTTTTTCGTGGTGTTCGTTGAACGTGGTCAGCGTCGTATCGTCGTTAACTACGCCAAGCGTCAGCAAGGACGTCGCGTTTATGCGGCCCAGAGCACGCATTTGCCGCTGAAAGTGAACATGGCCGGGGTTATCCCGGCAATTTTCGCCTCCAGTATCATTCTGTTTCCGGCCACGATTGCATCCTGGTTCGGAGGCGGCACAGGTTGGGGCTGGCTGTCTGCGATTTCGCTCTATTTGCAGCCTGGTCAACCGCTTTATGTGTTACTATATGCGGCTGCAATCATATTCTTCTGTTTCTTTTACACGGCGTTGGTGTTCAACCCGCGCGAGACAGCAGATAACCTGAAGAAGTCCGGTGCATTTGTACCAGGCATTCGTCCGGGAGAGCAAACGGCAAGGTATATTGATAAGGTGATGACCCGCCTCACGCTGGTCGGCGCCATGTACATTACCTTTATCTGCCTAATCCCGGAGTTCATGCGTGACGCAATGAAAGTTCCCTTCTATTTTGGGGGCACGTCTTTATTGATCGTCGTTGTGGTTATCATGGACTTTATGGCTCAAGTGCAGACTCTGATGATGTCGAGTCAATACGAGTCCGCATTGAAGAAAGCAAACCTGAAAGGCTATAACCGCTAATTCGGGAAGCTTGAGAAGTTACGGAGAGTAAAAATGAAAGTTCGTGCTTCCGTCAAGAAATTATGTCGCAACTGCAAAATCGTTAAGCGTAACGGTGTCGTTCGTGTGATTTGCAGCGCTGAGCCTAAGCATAAACAACGCCAAGGCTAATATTTCCGGCATTTTTTTCTTGCAAAGTTGGGTTGAGCTGGCTAGATTAGCCAGCCAATCTTTTGTATGTCGCTGCAACATTGTTTGAGTATCCTGAAAACGGGCTTTTCAGAATGGTGTTGCCGTTAAAAATTTTAGGAGTGCATAGTGGCCCGTATAGCAGGCATTAACATTCCTGATCATAAACATACCGTTATTGCCCTAACATCAATCTACGGTATCGGCAAAACCCGCTCGCAGCACATCTGCGCGGCTACGGGTATTGCTGAAAATGTTAAGATCAGTGAGCTGTCTGAAGAGCAGATTGACACGCTGCGTGACGCAGTTGCCAAGTTTGTTGTCGAAGGCGATCTGCGCCGTGAAGTAACCCTGAGTATCAAGCGTCTGATGGACCTTGGTACCTATCGTGGTTTGCGTCATCGTCGTGGTCTTCCGGTCCGCGGTCAGCGTACCAAGACCAATGCCCGTACCCGTAAGGGTCCGCGCAAACCGATCAAGAAATAATCGGGGTGAGTAAATAATGGCTAAGGCACCTATTCGTGCACGTAAGCGTGTTAAAAAACAAGTTTCAGATGGTGTGGCTCATATCCATGCGTCTTTCAACAATACCATCGTAACTATTACCGATCGTCAGGGTAATGCGTTGGGTTGGGCGACCGCCGGTGGTTCCGGTTTCCGTGGTTCTCGTAAGTCCACGCCTTTCGCCGCACAGGTTGCAGCAGAACGTTGCGCTGAAGCAGTGAAAGAATATGGCATCAAGAATCTGGAAGTTATGGTTAAAGGACCAGGTCCGGGCCGCGAGTCTACCGTCCGCGCGTTGAACGCGGCTGGTTTCCGCATCACGAACATTACTGATGTGACTCCGATCCCCCATAACGGTTGTCGTCCGCCTAAAAAGCGCCGCGTATAACGCCGCTTTTAGGTTAGTTGGAGAAAGAAAATGGCAAGATATTTGGGTCCTAAGCTCAAGCTGAGCCGTCGTGAGGGCACAGACCTATTCCTGAAGTCTGGCGTTCGTGCGATCGATTCCAAGTGCAAAATTGAGCAACCGCCCGGTCAGCACGGTGCGCGTAAACCGCGTCTGTCTGATTACGGCGTACAGTTGCGTGAAAAACAAAAAGTTCGTCGTATCTACGGCGTGCTGGAACGTCAATTCCGCAACTACTACAAAGAAGCAGCACGCCTGAAAGGCAATACCGGTGAAAACCTGTTGCAGTTGCTGGAAGGTCGTCTCGACAACGTTGTTTACCGCATGGGCTTTGGTGCTACCCGCGCTGAATCGCGTCAATTGGTCAGCCACAAGGCGATCATGGTGAACGGCCGCGTTGTCAACATCGCTTCTTACCAGGTTACTCCGAATGACGTTGTCAGCATCCGTGAGAAAGCGAAAAAGCAATCCCGTGTTCGTGCCTCATTGGAACTGGCTGAGCAGCGTGAAAAGCCGACCTGGCTTGAAGTCGACGCTGCTAAGATGGAAGGGGTGTTCAAACGTATTCCAGAACGTACCGATCTGTCTGCGGACATTAATGAACACCTGATCGTCGAGCTTTACTCTAAGTAAGGCTTAGTACCAAAGAGAGGACACAATGCAGGGTTCTGTGACAGAGTTTCTAAAACCGCGCCTGGTAGATATCGAGCAAGTCAGTTCGACGCACGCCAAGGTGACCCTTGAGCCCTTAGAGCGTGGCTTTGGCCATACTCTGGGTAACGCACTGCGCCGTATTCTGCTTTCATCGATGCCGGGTTGCGCGGTGACCGAGGTTGAGATTGATGGTGTACTGCACGAGTACAGCACCAAAGAAGGTGTACAGGAAGACATCCTGGAGATTCTGCTCAACCTGAAAGGGCTGGCGGTGAGAGTTCAAGGTAAAGATGACGTTGTCTTGACCCTGAATAAATCTGGCATTGGCCCTGTGACCGCAGCCGACATCACCCATGATGGGGATGTCGAAATCGTCAAGCCGCAGCATGTCCTGTGCCACCTGACCGATGAAAACGCATCCATCAATATGCGTATCAAGGTTCAGCGTGGTCGTGGTTATGTTCCGGCTTCTGCCCGAATTCATTCGGAAGAAGATGAGCGCCCGATCGGTCGTCTGCTGGTAGACGCATGCTATAGCCCCGTAGAGCGTATCGCCTACAATGTGGAAGCAGCGCGCGTTGAGCAGCGTACCGACCTGGACAAGCTGGTTATCGAAATGGAAACCAACGGCACGATCGATCCTGAAGAGGCGATCCGCCGTGCGGCAACCATTCTGGCTGAACAACTGGAAGCTTTCGTTGACTTACGTGATGTACGTCAGCCGGAAGTGAAAGAAGAGAAACCAGAATTCGATCCGATCCTGCT
This region includes:
- the secY gene encoding preprotein translocase subunit SecY, translated to MAKQPGLDFQSAKGGLGELKRRLLFVIGALIVFRIGSFIPIPGIDATVLAKLLEQQRGTIIEMFNMFSGGALSRASIFALGIMPYISASIIIQLLTVVHPALAEIKKEGEAGRRKISQYTRYGTLVLAIFQSIGIATGLPNMPGMQGLVINPGFAFYFTAVVSLVCGTMFLMWLGEQITERGIGNGISIIIFAGIVAGLPPAIGHTIEQARQGDMHFLVLLLVAVLVFAVTFFVVFVERGQRRIVVNYAKRQQGRRVYAAQSTHLPLKVNMAGVIPAIFASSIILFPATIASWFGGGTGWGWLSAISLYLQPGQPLYVLLYAAAIIFFCFFYTALVFNPRETADNLKKSGAFVPGIRPGEQTARYIDKVMTRLTLVGAMYITFICLIPEFMRDAMKVPFYFGGTSLLIVVVVIMDFMAQVQTLMMSSQYESALKKANLKGYNR
- the rpmJ gene encoding 50S ribosomal protein L36; amino-acid sequence: MKVRASVKKLCRNCKIVKRNGVVRVICSAEPKHKQRQG
- the rpsM gene encoding 30S ribosomal protein S13 — translated: MARIAGINIPDHKHTVIALTSIYGIGKTRSQHICAATGIAENVKISELSEEQIDTLRDAVAKFVVEGDLRREVTLSIKRLMDLGTYRGLRHRRGLPVRGQRTKTNARTRKGPRKPIKK
- the rpsK gene encoding 30S ribosomal protein S11 yields the protein MAKAPIRARKRVKKQVSDGVAHIHASFNNTIVTITDRQGNALGWATAGGSGFRGSRKSTPFAAQVAAERCAEAVKEYGIKNLEVMVKGPGPGRESTVRALNAAGFRITNITDVTPIPHNGCRPPKKRRV
- the rpsD gene encoding 30S ribosomal protein S4 encodes the protein MARYLGPKLKLSRREGTDLFLKSGVRAIDSKCKIEQPPGQHGARKPRLSDYGVQLREKQKVRRIYGVLERQFRNYYKEAARLKGNTGENLLQLLEGRLDNVVYRMGFGATRAESRQLVSHKAIMVNGRVVNIASYQVTPNDVVSIREKAKKQSRVRASLELAEQREKPTWLEVDAAKMEGVFKRIPERTDLSADINEHLIVELYSK
- a CDS encoding DNA-directed RNA polymerase subunit alpha, producing MQGSVTEFLKPRLVDIEQVSSTHAKVTLEPLERGFGHTLGNALRRILLSSMPGCAVTEVEIDGVLHEYSTKEGVQEDILEILLNLKGLAVRVQGKDDVVLTLNKSGIGPVTAADITHDGDVEIVKPQHVLCHLTDENASINMRIKVQRGRGYVPASARIHSEEDERPIGRLLVDACYSPVERIAYNVEAARVEQRTDLDKLVIEMETNGTIDPEEAIRRAATILAEQLEAFVDLRDVRQPEVKEEKPEFDPILLRPVDDLELTVRSANCLKAEAIHYIGDLVQRTEVELLKTPNLGKKSLTEIKDVLASRGLSLGMRLENWPPASIADE